TCTGCGGTAATCTGCCACTACTACGGGCACCTGTTTGTCGCCGGTGTTGTCTACTACGATGCTTTCGCGGCGTTTGTAGGAGAACGGGGAGTAGGGCAGGGTGCCCAGCGGCCGGGAGGTAGCCGGTTTTTCGGTACGGTTGCCACTGTAGCGTTTTACGATATCGCGGCATACGGGCAGCTCAAATTCCGGATCTTCTGTCAGGGATACCCGGATGGTATCGCCTACACCGTCCTCCAGCAGGGTGCCGATACCGATGGCCGATTTGATACGGCCGTCTTCTCCGTCGCCGGCTTCTGTAACGCCAAGGTGCAGCGGATAGGCATGGCCCAGCTCCTGTTGCATAGTTTGTACCAGCAGGCGGTAAGCCTGTACCATCACCTGTGGGTTGCTGGCTTTCATGCTCAGGACAATGTTGCGGAAGCGGAGGTCTTCAGCGATACGCAGGAATTCCATGGCGCTTTCCACCATGCCCATTGGGGTATCGCCATAGCGGCTCATGATACGGTCGCTGAGGGAGCCGTGGTTGGTACCAATACGCATGGCGGTGCCATGTTCTTTACAGATATTCACCAGCGGGGTGAAACGTTCCCGGATACGGTCTATTTCTTCCTGGTATTCTGCGTCGGTATATTCAAGTGTTTCAAACTTCTTTTTGTCGATATAGTTACCGGGATTGATTCTCACCTTTTCCACAATGCGGGCGGCTATTTCGGCGGCATTAGGTGTGAAGTGTATATCTGCTACCAGCGGGGTATGGTAACCCTGGCGGCGAAGTTCATTTTTGATGTTCAGCAGGTTTTCTGCCTCTTTTTTGCTGGGAGCGGTAATACGCACCAGCTCAGCGCCGGCTTCGATACACCGGATGGCCTGGGCTACTGTGCCGGCCGTGTCCATGGTATCGGTGGTGGTCATCGTCTGGATCCGGATAGGATGGAAATTGCCAATGAGAAGATCACCTACCTTTACTTCCAGTGTGGCCAGTCGCTTATATTCTGTCAATGAGTTGCAATAAAGCTGCATACGTTTTTGTTTTCTGCAGGTGCAAAGTTAATAAACCTGAGGGGCAATTACCCCACACCTTAAAGCTA
The Chitinophaga varians genome window above contains:
- the ispG gene encoding (E)-4-hydroxy-3-methylbut-2-enyl-diphosphate synthase codes for the protein MQLYCNSLTEYKRLATLEVKVGDLLIGNFHPIRIQTMTTTDTMDTAGTVAQAIRCIEAGAELVRITAPSKKEAENLLNIKNELRRQGYHTPLVADIHFTPNAAEIAARIVEKVRINPGNYIDKKKFETLEYTDAEYQEEIDRIRERFTPLVNICKEHGTAMRIGTNHGSLSDRIMSRYGDTPMGMVESAMEFLRIAEDLRFRNIVLSMKASNPQVMVQAYRLLVQTMQQELGHAYPLHLGVTEAGDGEDGRIKSAIGIGTLLEDGVGDTIRVSLTEDPEFELPVCRDIVKRYSGNRTEKPATSRPLGTLPYSPFSYKRRESIVVDNTGDKQVPVVVADYRRSSAIQPSDLNAIGYTYDEPSDKWNIADAAADYIYTGTQVPSFALPGTLQVVLNADKWQTLADKAAYVPYFATRAYLDAIAAGQTGKKNFVAINCDDLDTVDISDLLTQLRQPAVAGATILVAHASGSNAMASIRRFFILLTAEQLTVPVVIHSVSPQATADEHLIHHATEAGALLLDGFGDGLWLTNQDQDTAQAGLLNNIAFGILQATRTRISKTEYISCPSCGRTLFDLQETTARIRAVTHHLKGVKIAIMGCIVNGPGEMADADFGYVGSGVGKITLYRGKEIVKRGLNSDVAVDELISLIRENGMWVDKN